In the genome of Bradyrhizobium sp. CB3481, the window TCGTCCGCGCCAATAGTGCCATCGGCGAGACGCCGAGCGTTACGGCAGGCAGGATCAGATATTTGAGCCCGCCGTCGCCATAGCCGAAACTCGGCAGCCAGCCGAGCTTCAGCGCAAACAGGTACATCAGCAGCAGCCCGAGCCAGAATTTGGCCATTGAGAGGCCGGACACCGCCAGCACCATCGACATCGTATCGACGATGCTGCCCGGCCGCAGGGCTGCGACGAAACCGAGCGGCACGCCGATCACAACCGCAAACATCATCGCTGCGAATATCAGTTGCAGCGTCGGCCACATCCGTTTGGCGAGCATGGTCGTGACCGGCTCGCGCGTCCGGAACGAGGTTCCGAAATCGCCCGTCGCGAGCTTGGCAATGTAGGAGCTGAAGCGAACGTAGACGGGATCGTCGAGGCCGAGTTGTTTTTTCATGCGCTCCACGACCTGCGGATCCGCCGCACCTCGGCCGTCGTCGCTCATGCTCGATACGATGCTGCCCGGAACGACGCTGAACAGCACGAAGATCACCAGCACGACGGCCAGCACGGTCGGAATGGCTTGCAGGAGACGGCGGATCACAAACGAGAGCATTGGAATTGTTCCTCCCTCCCTCCATCATGTTGCGATGCAGGGAGGGCGAGCGCGCGTCACTTGGCGGGCGAGGTCTCGTCGACCCAGAGGTCTTCGACGTTTTGATGGGTCAATTCCGTCGCGTTCAACTGAATCCCCTTCAACCAAGGCTGCACGGCCATGACCGCCTTGTTGTAGTTGAAGAACCAGACCGGCGCTTCGTCATAGAGCAGGGCATTGGCCTTTTGCAGCAGCTGGTCGCGCCTGGCGGCGTCGTCGGTTTGCCCGGCCTCATCGATCATCTTGTCGAAATCCGCGTTCTTGAAGGTCGTGTAGTTGCAGGCTGACTGCGGCGTCGTCGAGTAGAAGCATTTCAGCGCCGCCTGGGGATCGGGGCCGGTCGCCATGGAATAGACGTAGGCCTGGAATTCGCCCTTCTTGATTACCTCCGCCAGCACCGCAGTCTCGACCTGCTTGACCTTCACTTTGATGCCCACCCGGTCCAGCATCGGGATAATGGCCTCGACGATCGGCAGGCCCCAGCTTTCGTTCTGACTGGTCGTCCACTCGAATTCGAAGCCGGTGGGATAGCCGGCGTCGGCCAGCAACTTCTTCGCCTTGGCGGGATCGAAGGCGTAGGGCTTCATCGTCTTGTCGTAGAGCGGCGAGGTCAGGGGGAGCCAGCTCGTGGCGCGATAGGCCTTGCCCTTGACCAGCTTGCTGATGATCAGGTCGGTATCGATCGCATGGTTGATCGCCTGCCGAACCCGCTTGTCGGCAAACGGCTTGAAATTGGGATTCATGCCCATATGCCGCGTGAAGACCTCGGCAACTTCCGTGATCGTGCCCTTGAGGTTGGGATCGGCCTGATAGGCGACATATTGCGCAGGTCCCAGCACCGAGGTGTCGATTTCCTTGTTGCGGAAGGCAACGTCGCGTGCCGCAGCTTCGCCCATGACCGAGACGACGAGCTTGTCGGCGTACGGCTTGCCGGGCTTGTAGAACCGGTCCCATCGCTCGAGAACGACGCGCGATCCCGGCACGTGCTCGACAAATTTAAACGGCCCAAGGCCGATCGGCTTCTGGATGAAGCTCTCCTTGGCGCCCTCGTCGGCGGGGTAGATCGAAGTTATCGCGTTGAAGAAGTAGAAGCCTGGATCGGCTTTCTCGGTCAGCTTCATTTCAAGCGTGAAGTCGTCGATCTTCTTCAAGCCAGAGATTTCCTTGGCCTGGCCCTTCTCGACCTCGGCCGCGCCCTCGATCAGGCGGACAAAACGCGCGCCGGGATAGGCCTTGCTGCCGTCCATGATGCGATTGAAGCTCCAGATGACGTCGTCGGCCGTCATCTTGCGGCCGTGGTGGAAATAGGCGTCGTCGCGCAGCTTGAAGGTGTAGACGAGACCTCCGCCCGAGACCGTGACCTCCTTGGCAAGCTCCGGAACCGGCTTGCCCTCGGCGGAGTCCCAGATGTAGAGCGAGCGATGCAGGCCTTTGGCGTATATCTCGTCCTGGGCGCGCTGCGTCGTATGAATGTCCATGCTGGAGAAGCTCGAGCCATAGGGCGCCGTCATGCGAATGGTGCCACCCTTGCGCGGTGTCTGCGCCTCCACAGCGGTAGAGAGCGCCAGGGCCAGACCGGCCACGATCGCAATCTTCTTGAGCATCACGTCTTCTCCGACAATGCAGGAATATTCCGATCCGCGAGTTGACCACTCGCAGCGTATCAGACGCAAGGGGGGACTGTTCTGAATTCGCCAGGGCTCCGGAAACAAATCGCCATATTGCGGCAGTGCATCAGCCTGCTTCGGGCGCCTGTCGGAAATGAGGTGCCCGGCCCGTGGTCGCAATGCGCATCAAAAGAGCATCGGTTGCCCGGACGAATGGCGTCCGCCTGCGTTTCACTCGCTCATGCCGCCGTGCAGCTCCGCTTTGAACCCATCGGTATTTTCAAAGTTGACTGTCACCTTGTCGCCGTCGAAGGTCAGCGACCAATTCTGGATTTCCCCGCGTCCCAGGATGCGCCGCTCCATCGCAAAGGTGCGTTCGTTGATCCAGCGACCCTTGGCGGCATTTATCCCGTAAAGCGCAGGGGGACTCTTGCGGTAACGTCCATCAAGCCCGAACAGTCCGGTAAATC includes:
- a CDS encoding ABC transporter permease, with amino-acid sequence MLSFVIRRLLQAIPTVLAVVLVIFVLFSVVPGSIVSSMSDDGRGAADPQVVERMKKQLGLDDPVYVRFSSYIAKLATGDFGTSFRTREPVTTMLAKRMWPTLQLIFAAMMFAVVIGVPLGFVAALRPGSIVDTMSMVLAVSGLSMAKFWLGLLLMYLFALKLGWLPSFGYGDGGLKYLILPAVTLGVSPMALLARTTRAAVLEIMTADFVRTARSKGMSETRLVKWHVMRNALVLILTTIGLQFGALMGQAVVVEKLFSWPGIGSLLVDSVLQRDIPAVQGCILVVVLFFLAINMLIDVLYAVIDPRIRYV
- a CDS encoding ABC transporter substrate-binding protein, encoding MLKKIAIVAGLALALSTAVEAQTPRKGGTIRMTAPYGSSFSSMDIHTTQRAQDEIYAKGLHRSLYIWDSAEGKPVPELAKEVTVSGGGLVYTFKLRDDAYFHHGRKMTADDVIWSFNRIMDGSKAYPGARFVRLIEGAAEVEKGQAKEISGLKKIDDFTLEMKLTEKADPGFYFFNAITSIYPADEGAKESFIQKPIGLGPFKFVEHVPGSRVVLERWDRFYKPGKPYADKLVVSVMGEAAARDVAFRNKEIDTSVLGPAQYVAYQADPNLKGTITEVAEVFTRHMGMNPNFKPFADKRVRQAINHAIDTDLIISKLVKGKAYRATSWLPLTSPLYDKTMKPYAFDPAKAKKLLADAGYPTGFEFEWTTSQNESWGLPIVEAIIPMLDRVGIKVKVKQVETAVLAEVIKKGEFQAYVYSMATGPDPQAALKCFYSTTPQSACNYTTFKNADFDKMIDEAGQTDDAARRDQLLQKANALLYDEAPVWFFNYNKAVMAVQPWLKGIQLNATELTHQNVEDLWVDETSPAK